A window of the Acidimicrobiales bacterium genome harbors these coding sequences:
- a CDS encoding acyltransferase codes for MNPLDGGRPTRADLLLGSYEWLSKRAAITAHSRRGRRFAAFGEGSWLCFPPAALFGEQSIRIGTDTLIGPYVSLSAGMVPGQELLHDGIVRIGDRCLIGRHSSIVGHYSITIEDDVFFGPNVYVTDQNHGVADPHLPIGRQSVGEKPVLIGAGSWLGANVVVLPGVTIGKHVAVGAGSVVTRDLPDHSVAVGSPARVVKQQ; via the coding sequence GTGAACCCGCTCGATGGGGGTCGGCCGACGCGGGCCGACCTCCTCCTCGGCAGCTATGAATGGTTGTCGAAGCGGGCCGCCATCACGGCGCACAGCCGTCGGGGGCGACGCTTCGCCGCCTTTGGCGAGGGTTCCTGGCTCTGCTTTCCGCCCGCTGCGCTGTTCGGTGAGCAGTCCATCCGTATCGGGACCGACACGCTCATCGGCCCGTACGTGTCGCTCAGCGCCGGCATGGTGCCCGGTCAGGAACTGCTCCACGACGGCATCGTGCGCATCGGCGATCGCTGCCTGATCGGCCGCCATTCGAGCATCGTCGGTCACTACTCCATCACGATCGAAGACGACGTCTTCTTCGGCCCGAACGTGTACGTCACCGACCAGAACCACGGCGTCGCCGATCCGCATCTGCCGATCGGCCGGCAGTCGGTGGGGGAGAAGCCGGTGCTGATCGGTGCGGGTTCATGGCTCGGGGCCAACGTGGTGGTGCTGCCCGGCGTGACGATCGGCAAGCACGTGGCCGTGGGAGCAGGATCGGTCGTGACGCGAGATCTTCCCGACCACAGCGTGGCGGTCGGTTCCCCGGCACGGGTGGTGAAGCAGCAGTGA
- a CDS encoding neutral zinc metallopeptidase, with protein sequence MVRYDKSAADKGSKYIDDRRSQGGRRGGGASGAGLPMGKVGGGLGGLLVLILGLIFGGDALGGGGGGTTNAGFDINVPAIDGDSSGVGTAGATGTDVPDPQADTKEFMGFLMYDIQETWMEYFADNGLQYQETTMVIFTGSVSTGCGNATSAVGPFYCPAPGDNKVYIDFDFYDELARRFGAPGDFAQAYVIAHEIGHHIQSITGYSDAVRQATQQNPNLKNELSVRQELQADCFAGVWAHSAAERTTSAGLPIIERGDINEGLAAAAAVGDDRIQEQAGMSVDPHGWTHGSAEARQQWFTVGLDTGDPAQCNTYEVDRSEVGL encoded by the coding sequence ATGGTTCGTTACGACAAGTCGGCAGCAGACAAGGGCTCCAAGTACATCGACGATCGGCGATCACAGGGTGGTCGCCGTGGTGGTGGGGCGTCCGGTGCCGGACTCCCGATGGGCAAGGTCGGCGGCGGCCTCGGGGGCCTGCTGGTCCTCATCCTCGGTCTGATCTTCGGCGGCGACGCGCTCGGCGGCGGAGGCGGTGGAACGACCAACGCCGGCTTCGACATCAACGTGCCCGCCATCGACGGTGACTCCTCGGGCGTCGGCACCGCCGGTGCGACCGGCACCGACGTGCCCGATCCGCAGGCCGATACCAAGGAGTTCATGGGCTTCTTGATGTATGACATCCAGGAGACGTGGATGGAGTACTTCGCCGACAACGGCCTCCAGTACCAGGAGACCACCATGGTGATCTTCACCGGTTCGGTCAGCACCGGCTGCGGCAACGCCACCTCGGCGGTCGGCCCCTTCTACTGTCCGGCACCGGGCGACAACAAGGTCTACATCGATTTCGACTTCTACGACGAGCTTGCCCGCCGGTTCGGTGCCCCCGGCGACTTCGCGCAGGCCTACGTCATCGCCCATGAAATCGGCCACCACATCCAGTCCATCACCGGCTACAGCGACGCCGTACGCCAGGCCACCCAGCAAAACCCGAATCTGAAGAACGAGCTCTCGGTCCGCCAAGAACTCCAGGCCGACTGCTTCGCCGGTGTCTGGGCCCACTCGGCTGCCGAGCGCACGACCTCGGCCGGGCTGCCGATCATCGAGCGCGGCGACATCAACGAGGGACTGGCTGCTGCCGCCGCCGTTGGCGACGACCGGATCCAGGAGCAGGCCGGCATGTCGGTCGATCCACACGGCTGGACCCACGGCTCGGCCGAGGCCCGCCAGCAATGGTTCACTGTCGGCCTCGACACCGGCGACCCCGCCCAGTGCAACACCTACGAGGTCGATCGGAGCGAGGTCGGCCTCTGA
- a CDS encoding PLP-dependent lyase/thiolase, whose translation MTDSTTTRADGETIGDESSPFVVYRSSLDTYRRAIDAGLDDAAYVELVTELDRTLVPVDGTGFRTTPLLPLDGVVPAETIWAKVETDNVGGSHKARHLFGLLLQIAIDEHEEPSGGDRPLAIASCGNAAMGAAVIARAVERELLVFVPTDANPVVLSELHRLGADVRVCERRPGQLGDPCLSELDLALGAGARPFTVQGPICPGVIDGGRTLGLELAHQLVDASVEPADLYIQIGGGALATAVVDGLQRAEVLGRLPRLHPVQPATAHPYVAAWQRLRSVLAETLGIDPVPRSDRTLAESLAGPANDGAFSALIASSDDAMTPWPGQPSSIAGGILDDVTYDWKTVLRHQLQTGGWPVLASEEDFIRAERLAGDALGSIDAAMAPPDHTGAAGLAGLLADTERRNPRTQAIDGPAVVVLSGRRREGAS comes from the coding sequence GTGACAGACTCTACAACGACCAGGGCCGACGGCGAGACCATCGGCGACGAGAGCTCGCCATTCGTCGTCTACCGGTCGTCGCTCGACACCTATCGGCGGGCCATCGATGCCGGGCTCGACGACGCTGCCTACGTGGAACTCGTGACCGAGTTGGACCGGACGCTCGTTCCGGTCGACGGGACGGGCTTCCGCACCACACCGCTGCTGCCGCTCGACGGCGTCGTGCCCGCCGAAACCATCTGGGCCAAGGTCGAGACCGACAACGTGGGCGGATCGCACAAGGCTCGTCACCTGTTCGGACTGCTCCTCCAGATCGCCATCGACGAACACGAGGAGCCTTCCGGTGGCGATCGGCCGCTGGCTATCGCCTCGTGTGGCAACGCCGCCATGGGCGCCGCCGTGATCGCCCGGGCCGTCGAGCGGGAACTCTTGGTTTTCGTCCCGACCGACGCCAACCCCGTGGTGCTGTCCGAGCTCCATCGTCTCGGGGCCGACGTGCGGGTGTGCGAACGCCGGCCCGGGCAGCTCGGCGATCCATGCTTGAGCGAACTCGACCTTGCGCTCGGCGCCGGCGCCCGCCCGTTCACGGTGCAGGGGCCGATCTGCCCCGGGGTGATCGATGGCGGGCGCACGCTCGGCCTCGAGCTGGCGCATCAACTCGTTGACGCCAGTGTCGAACCGGCCGACCTGTACATCCAGATCGGTGGGGGAGCGTTGGCCACTGCCGTCGTCGACGGGCTGCAACGAGCCGAGGTGCTCGGGCGGCTGCCGCGCCTCCACCCGGTCCAACCGGCAACGGCACACCCCTATGTCGCCGCCTGGCAGCGGCTGCGCTCGGTGTTGGCCGAGACGCTGGGCATCGACCCGGTGCCTCGCTCCGACCGTACGCTCGCCGAATCGTTGGCCGGCCCGGCCAACGATGGTGCATTCTCTGCCCTCATCGCCTCGTCGGACGACGCCATGACACCCTGGCCGGGGCAGCCGTCCAGCATCGCCGGTGGCATCCTCGACGACGTCACCTATGACTGGAAGACGGTGCTGCGTCATCAGCTCCAAACCGGTGGATGGCCGGTGCTCGCATCCGAGGAAGACTTCATCCGGGCCGAGCGCCTGGCCGGCGACGCGCTGGGGTCGATCGACGCGGCCATGGCCCCACCCGACCACACCGGTGCTGCCGGGTTGGCCGGTCTGTTGGCCGACACCGAACGCCGGAACCCGCGCACCCAAGCAATCGATGGGCCCGCCGTCGTTGTACTCTCCGGCCGTCGCCGTGAAGGAGCCAGCTGA
- a CDS encoding DUF4214 domain-containing protein: protein MRSSRGALRVMSTTMVLIVIAAVTSPAGAGPAHSASERLPGVLIVDDLGGHADSNFHGDGVIEIAALGDDHLEGTAGLQLAESASVITPAGGFSICHDGSVPQAVLNDVRAALTTWSAALRLSGPTIAIDLGWISLAGDGTLGVAGPTEFVVDPRLPLPDLGYPMALANQLLGHDVNGTGCGDARSEIALFLNSTAGGDGSLWNIGDDDASDTQVDLSTVVLHEVGHGLGVVSSARLVNDVVEWPKANSPSYVYDHFFGECRHETSAGCDSDLAALSSATSNSLRSAQLWFRSAGGQALELHAPLDWSGGSSVSHLDEVRYPMSSGFSLMTPYLRRGETFTAIDPALQTLVQTLGWQLSSTPAAPSGVTATAGNGRIDISFERTALGSGPPNTGYRVTVTAGSTVARTIDTLSSSLTVAGLANGTPYAVSVAAINSAGASPAVVPASNRLIPLELPPFATAEQAAAQLYADVLGVRPTTTETAAVAARLRSTSSLPLEAATIAADPRLERRLQVVRLYLGFFEREPDPLGVKYWFDEVERGVSLDIVASSFAIASEFERGQTVPDGEFIDAAYERILDRAPDEPGRAYWLAQLGSGLDRGQMLILFSESAEHVAKTRIQANLLAITFGMLERPVTASERSEFGNIVASSGASGLAAHLAGSADYDTRHHPR, encoded by the coding sequence ATGCGATCGAGCCGAGGCGCCCTTCGGGTGATGTCGACCACGATGGTGCTCATCGTGATCGCTGCGGTCACCTCGCCGGCCGGCGCCGGCCCCGCTCACTCGGCGAGCGAACGACTGCCCGGTGTGTTGATCGTCGACGACCTCGGCGGCCACGCCGACTCGAACTTCCACGGCGACGGCGTCATCGAGATCGCGGCGCTCGGCGACGACCACCTCGAAGGCACGGCCGGACTGCAGCTCGCCGAGTCGGCGTCGGTGATCACCCCGGCCGGCGGCTTCTCGATCTGCCACGACGGCTCGGTGCCACAGGCGGTGCTGAACGACGTCCGGGCGGCATTGACCACGTGGTCGGCGGCGCTCCGGCTGAGCGGCCCCACCATCGCCATCGATCTGGGCTGGATCTCGCTGGCCGGCGACGGCACCCTCGGCGTTGCCGGACCGACCGAGTTCGTGGTCGATCCCCGGCTCCCCCTTCCCGATCTCGGCTATCCGATGGCGCTCGCCAACCAACTCCTCGGACACGACGTGAATGGCACCGGTTGTGGTGATGCGCGCAGCGAGATCGCGCTCTTCCTCAACTCGACCGCAGGCGGGGATGGCTCATTGTGGAACATCGGCGACGACGACGCCTCCGACACCCAGGTCGACCTGAGCACGGTCGTGCTGCACGAGGTCGGCCACGGCCTGGGCGTCGTCAGCTCGGCGCGGCTGGTGAACGACGTGGTCGAGTGGCCCAAGGCGAACAGCCCGTCGTATGTTTACGACCACTTCTTCGGCGAGTGCCGGCACGAGACCAGCGCGGGATGCGACTCCGACCTTGCAGCGTTGTCATCGGCCACCAGCAACAGCCTGCGCAGCGCTCAGCTCTGGTTCCGCTCAGCGGGCGGACAGGCGCTGGAACTCCACGCCCCACTCGATTGGAGTGGCGGGAGTTCGGTGTCGCATCTCGACGAGGTGCGCTATCCGATGTCGTCGGGTTTCAGCCTGATGACGCCGTACCTCCGTCGGGGTGAAACGTTCACCGCCATCGATCCTGCGCTGCAGACGCTGGTGCAAACACTCGGATGGCAGCTGTCGTCGACCCCGGCGGCACCGAGCGGTGTGACCGCCACCGCAGGAAACGGCCGGATCGATATCTCGTTCGAGCGAACCGCCCTGGGCTCGGGCCCCCCGAACACCGGCTATCGAGTGACCGTGACGGCAGGGTCCACCGTGGCGCGCACGATCGACACGCTGAGCAGCTCGCTGACCGTTGCCGGTTTGGCCAACGGCACGCCCTACGCCGTTTCGGTGGCAGCGATCAACTCCGCCGGAGCGAGCCCGGCTGTGGTGCCCGCGAGCAATCGCCTCATCCCACTCGAGCTCCCACCGTTTGCCACGGCCGAGCAGGCGGCAGCCCAGCTCTACGCCGACGTGCTCGGCGTACGGCCGACAACCACCGAGACCGCAGCCGTCGCTGCTCGGCTTCGCTCGACCAGCTCGTTGCCCCTCGAGGCAGCAACGATCGCCGCCGACCCCCGGCTGGAGCGTCGCCTCCAGGTTGTGCGGCTCTACCTCGGGTTCTTCGAGCGTGAGCCCGACCCACTCGGCGTCAAGTACTGGTTCGATGAGGTCGAACGGGGCGTCAGCCTTGACATCGTTGCATCGTCGTTCGCCATCGCGTCGGAGTTCGAGCGGGGCCAGACCGTTCCCGATGGTGAGTTCATCGACGCCGCCTACGAGCGGATCCTCGATCGGGCTCCCGACGAACCCGGGCGCGCCTACTGGCTGGCGCAACTGGGTAGCGGCCTCGATCGCGGCCAGATGCTGATCCTGTTCTCCGAGTCGGCCGAGCACGTGGCCAAGACCCGGATACAGGCCAACCTGCTGGCCATCACCTTCGGCATGCTCGAACGGCCCGTCACCGCATCGGAGCGGAGCGAGTTCGGCAACATCGTGGCGTCGTCGGGAGCGTCCGGGCTGGCCGCTCACTTGGCGGGCAGCGCCGACTACGACACCCGCCACCACCCCCGCTGA
- a CDS encoding EVE domain-containing protein, with translation MAKIRHWLVKSEPDAFSIDDLAAAGTEPWDGIRNYQARNMMRDDMAVGDRVLFYHSNAKPPGVVGLAEVASEPYPDPTAFDPDSKYYDPTSDPDDPRWILVDMRYVAHLPRLVPLDELKQKKSLVGMPLLAKGQRLSVMPVEKKHYDAIVALASKPAPGN, from the coding sequence ATGGCCAAGATTCGTCACTGGCTCGTGAAGAGCGAGCCCGATGCGTTCTCGATCGACGACCTCGCCGCTGCTGGCACCGAACCGTGGGACGGCATCCGCAATTATCAGGCTCGCAACATGATGCGAGACGACATGGCCGTCGGTGACCGGGTGCTCTTCTACCACTCGAACGCCAAACCGCCCGGCGTCGTCGGTCTCGCCGAGGTCGCCAGCGAGCCCTACCCGGATCCCACCGCGTTCGATCCCGACTCCAAGTACTACGACCCCACGTCCGACCCCGACGACCCACGCTGGATCCTGGTCGACATGCGCTATGTCGCCCATCTTCCCCGCCTCGTACCGCTCGACGAGCTCAAGCAGAAGAAGTCCTTGGTCGGCATGCCACTTCTCGCCAAGGGCCAGCGTCTGTCGGTCATGCCCGTCGAGAAGAAGCACTACGACGCCATCGTGGCACTGGCCTCGAAGCCCGCGCCCGGCAACTGA
- a CDS encoding sodium-translocating pyrophosphatase: MESIPYLALASAIAALGLAVFFFGDVKKASPGNDRMVFLMTEIQKGARAFLKQEYTWVAGFAVVMAVIIAVVITPLGAVSYILGAILSATAGYAGMTVATMANARTTEAAKDGPGKALPIAFRGGAVMGFSVAGLALFGLMVVYIVFVKLLEVDDAFEVVTSYGLGASTIALFSRVGGGIYTKAADVGADLVGKVEAGIPEDDPRNPATIADNVGDNVGDVAGMGADLFESYAGSIIAPISLTAFAVGVVAKTSGDSIALPLLMFPVLVAFIGMIGSIIGSFFVKGGNSVDSHALSRALHMGTNVAMGITVIGVAAASFWLFGDDVFDSPLGLAISVIGGLIVGWALGKSAEYYTSDHFNPVKKIAQQSETGPATTVLGGISTGMVSVTSSVLLVAVGIAVAYWGGEMTLKTLADSNPDIPVGFGGIYGIALAAIGMLATTGVVVSVDAYGPIADNAGGIAEMAELDPSVREVTDALDSLGNTTAAVAKGFAVGSAALTALALFKSFEFAIGAAGGQLELNVGQVEVFVGLFLGAGLPFLFAALTIDAVGRAAQEMIEEVRRQFREIPGLREGKEGVIPDSARCVAISTAASLKEMIIPGALAVVVPLIIGFVDYNALGGFLAGSLVTGFALAIFMANAGGAWDNAKKYIETGQHGGKGSDPHKAAVVGDTVGDPFKDTSGPAMNILIKVMTIVSLVFASAFV; encoded by the coding sequence GTGGAAAGTATCCCGTATCTCGCCTTGGCGTCTGCGATCGCAGCGCTCGGGCTCGCCGTGTTCTTCTTTGGCGATGTGAAGAAGGCCAGCCCCGGCAACGATCGCATGGTCTTCTTGATGACCGAGATCCAGAAGGGCGCCAGGGCGTTCCTCAAGCAGGAGTACACCTGGGTCGCCGGGTTCGCCGTCGTCATGGCGGTCATCATCGCCGTGGTCATCACGCCGCTCGGCGCCGTCTCCTACATCCTCGGCGCGATTCTGTCGGCCACCGCCGGCTACGCCGGCATGACCGTGGCCACGATGGCCAACGCCCGCACCACCGAGGCCGCGAAGGACGGCCCCGGCAAAGCACTCCCCATCGCCTTCCGCGGCGGTGCGGTCATGGGCTTCTCGGTCGCCGGCCTTGCACTCTTCGGCCTCATGGTCGTCTACATCGTGTTCGTGAAGCTGCTCGAGGTCGACGACGCCTTCGAGGTCGTCACCTCGTATGGCCTCGGCGCTTCGACCATCGCCCTGTTCTCCCGTGTCGGCGGCGGTATCTACACCAAAGCCGCCGACGTCGGCGCCGACCTCGTCGGCAAGGTCGAGGCCGGTATCCCCGAGGACGATCCCCGCAACCCTGCCACCATTGCCGACAACGTCGGTGACAACGTCGGCGACGTCGCCGGCATGGGTGCCGACCTCTTCGAGTCCTACGCCGGGTCGATCATCGCCCCGATCTCCCTCACCGCCTTCGCCGTCGGTGTGGTGGCCAAGACCTCGGGCGACAGCATCGCCCTCCCGCTGCTCATGTTCCCGGTCCTCGTGGCCTTCATCGGCATGATCGGTTCGATCATCGGCTCGTTCTTCGTCAAGGGCGGCAACTCGGTCGACTCGCACGCGCTCAGCCGTGCGCTCCACATGGGCACCAACGTGGCCATGGGCATCACCGTGATCGGTGTCGCCGCCGCTTCGTTCTGGCTCTTCGGCGACGACGTCTTCGACAGCCCACTCGGTCTGGCCATCTCCGTCATCGGCGGTCTCATCGTTGGTTGGGCGCTCGGCAAGTCCGCCGAGTACTACACCTCCGATCACTTCAACCCGGTCAAGAAGATCGCCCAGCAGTCCGAGACCGGTCCGGCCACCACCGTGCTCGGCGGCATCTCGACCGGCATGGTCTCGGTGACCTCCTCGGTGCTGCTCGTCGCCGTCGGTATCGCCGTCGCCTACTGGGGTGGCGAGATGACCCTCAAGACCCTGGCTGACTCCAATCCTGACATCCCCGTCGGCTTCGGCGGCATCTACGGCATCGCCCTCGCCGCCATCGGCATGCTCGCCACCACCGGTGTCGTCGTGTCGGTCGATGCCTACGGACCGATCGCCGACAACGCCGGCGGTATCGCCGAGATGGCCGAGCTCGACCCGTCGGTCCGTGAGGTCACCGACGCTCTGGATTCGCTCGGCAACACCACCGCCGCCGTCGCCAAGGGTTTCGCCGTCGGCTCGGCTGCCCTCACCGCACTTGCCCTGTTCAAGAGCTTCGAGTTCGCCATCGGTGCGGCCGGCGGCCAACTCGAACTGAACGTCGGCCAGGTCGAGGTCTTTGTCGGCCTCTTCCTCGGTGCCGGTCTCCCCTTCCTCTTTGCAGCGCTCACGATCGACGCCGTCGGCCGTGCCGCCCAGGAGATGATCGAGGAAGTCCGTCGTCAGTTCCGCGAGATCCCCGGTCTGCGGGAAGGCAAGGAAGGCGTGATCCCCGACTCGGCACGCTGCGTCGCCATCTCGACCGCCGCCTCCCTCAAGGAGATGATCATTCCCGGCGCCCTCGCCGTGGTCGTCCCCCTGATCATCGGCTTCGTCGACTACAACGCGCTCGGCGGCTTCCTCGCCGGCTCACTGGTCACTGGCTTCGCCCTCGCCATCTTCATGGCCAACGCCGGTGGTGCGTGGGACAACGCCAAGAAGTACATCGAGACCGGTCAGCACGGCGGCAAGGGTTCCGATCCCCACAAGGCGGCCGTCGTCGGTGACACCGTCGGCGACCCGTTCAAGGACACCTCCGGCCCGGCCATGAACATCCTCATCAAGGTCATGACCATCGTGAGCCTCGTCTTCGCCAGCGCCTTCGTCTAA
- a CDS encoding M18 family aminopeptidase: MTTPDSFRPAPGNALERLMSGIDASPTPYHAVAEIGQRLVAAGFVESPLDGELASSPGGHFVRRGGALIAWRLPDGPIDGFTLVGAHSDSPNLRIKQHATSSSAGWAQLGVEVYGGVLLNSWLDRDLGIAGRLRIRGANGVETRLVEDRRPILRVPQLAIHLDREIRESGLLLNPQTHVNPLWALGTDEPGAFADHLAGLAGVAADEILAAEVMAFDTQPGAIVGRDGDLFATARIDNQFSCFAATEALISLSDTNARVPVFVMFDHEEIGSTTATGAGSRMVASLLERIAAGAGADRPTFLRLLQQSIVISADGAHATHPNYADKHDPNHRIEVNAGVVVKRNANQRYATDADSEWFIRSVCAEAGLPLQTYHHRNDLPCGSTIGPTTAAALGVPTIDIGAPQLAMHSIREMAGTADVGHLVATLTAAWSSTIPLDD; the protein is encoded by the coding sequence ATGACGACCCCCGACTCTTTCCGTCCTGCGCCAGGGAATGCCCTCGAGCGACTCATGAGCGGGATCGACGCGTCGCCGACCCCGTATCACGCCGTCGCCGAGATCGGGCAACGACTGGTGGCTGCCGGGTTCGTCGAGTCGCCGCTCGACGGTGAGCTGGCGTCGTCGCCGGGCGGCCACTTCGTGCGGCGAGGTGGTGCGCTCATCGCCTGGCGCCTTCCCGACGGCCCGATCGACGGGTTCACATTGGTCGGCGCCCACTCCGATTCGCCGAATCTGCGCATCAAACAGCACGCCACCTCCTCATCGGCCGGGTGGGCCCAGCTCGGGGTCGAGGTCTATGGCGGCGTGCTGTTGAACAGCTGGCTCGATCGAGACCTCGGGATTGCCGGCCGACTACGGATTCGGGGAGCGAACGGCGTCGAGACCCGCCTCGTCGAGGATCGGCGGCCCATCCTCCGCGTCCCCCAATTGGCCATCCACCTCGACCGTGAGATCCGCGAGAGCGGCCTCCTTCTCAATCCCCAGACCCACGTCAATCCGCTGTGGGCGCTCGGCACCGACGAACCCGGCGCCTTTGCTGACCATCTCGCCGGCCTCGCCGGTGTGGCTGCGGATGAGATCCTTGCGGCGGAGGTCATGGCCTTCGACACCCAACCCGGTGCGATCGTCGGCCGCGATGGCGACCTGTTCGCCACGGCCCGCATCGACAATCAGTTCTCGTGCTTCGCCGCCACCGAGGCACTGATCTCGCTCTCCGATACCAACGCTCGGGTGCCGGTCTTCGTGATGTTCGACCATGAGGAGATCGGTTCCACCACGGCCACCGGCGCCGGGAGCCGGATGGTGGCGTCGTTGCTCGAGCGGATCGCCGCCGGTGCCGGGGCCGACCGACCGACCTTCCTGCGGCTCCTCCAGCAGTCCATCGTCATCTCGGCCGACGGTGCGCATGCGACCCACCCCAACTACGCCGACAAGCACGACCCGAACCATCGGATCGAGGTCAATGCCGGGGTGGTCGTCAAGCGAAACGCAAACCAGCGCTATGCCACCGATGCCGACTCCGAGTGGTTCATCCGCTCCGTGTGTGCCGAGGCCGGGCTACCGCTCCAGACCTACCACCACCGCAACGACCTGCCGTGTGGTTCCACCATCGGCCCCACCACGGCCGCCGCCCTCGGCGTTCCGACCATCGACATCGGCGCCCCCCAACTCGCCATGCACAGCATCCGCGAGATGGCCGGCACGGCCGACGTCGGCCACCTCGTCGCCACGCTCACCGCCGCGTGGTCGTCGACGATCCCGCTCGACGACTGA